CTCAGGGCCTGTAATAAATTGATACCCCATATAGTTTTCAATTTCCATCGTCCACATGGGCTGACCGCCAAACTCTTTCGTAATCAGCAAGGCATTCATTTTTTTCCTGGCGGCATAGACGGCCGCCGTCATCCCGGCCGGTCCCCCACCTATGATCAGTAACTCATACATATGAGTACTCCATCCTCCTTTGTATGCTATTCAAATACCAATACCGGCATAGAAAGTATCACTTTAGATTATACCGATCTTGGATAGAAGGAACCGTCAAACAATTCCTTACAAATTATTTTTTTAAATAAAAATCGCCAATTTTTTACTTTTAGTTTATCATCCTTTGTTACATCCTTCAACGGCTATGAGAAAAGTTGACACTTTAATGAAGATTTGATAATATTTTAGTATTTCTTAGATTGGAGTGACCTAATTGATAACTCCGGAAGTTATTGCCAGGATTAACGAACTGGCACAAAAACAAAAGAGCGGCGTTCTTAACGATTCAGAAAAAACGGAGCAGGCCCAATTACGACGTCTT
This genomic interval from Propionispora hippei DSM 15287 contains the following:
- a CDS encoding DUF896 domain-containing protein is translated as MITPEVIARINELAQKQKSGVLNDSEKTEQAQLRRLYIDNIKKQVKAQLDSVTVVPHSETCGCGCHTKH